From the Clavibacter phaseoli genome, one window contains:
- a CDS encoding stealth family protein, translating into MAGSARQFNVALEPTVDPATSEEEFSRQDDAVAPAPATWPTTHHRPDVLVRKGLATLVNRTLTPHQALVTDLLFIRDALLATGIDFWLIRGNDERPVIAIDVANRDTVVRALVAACADEPLYAKTVDGRRRPPLLVADGRLTDNPDAGIFRLYRPRIEPVGLLAYGASTAVELQFFRFEGETIVWPVENSLTREILPAAEVVPATVEMYGHEWKTLRGMFDAQASDITFDIDMVFSWVDGNDPEFQKRRAERMKDVVVGEGDDSEARFRQIDELKYALRSVYLFAPWVRRIFIVTDSPKPSWLADHPSVTFVRSEEFFTDPAALPTHNSQAVESQLQHIPGLSEHFLYSNDDMFFGRPVQPGMFFSPGGITKFIEASTRIGLGDNDSDRSGFENSARVNRRLLMDRFGRLITRHLEHAATPLRKSVLLELEQEFAEDFHRTQLSRFRSSTDISVTNSLYHYYAQMTARAVQQESAKVTYVDTTSRAGLDLLPGLLKRRSQDFFCLNDGSFPEVPADERQERVQDFLERYYGIPAPWEAEVADAAAPAASVPPAE; encoded by the coding sequence ATGGCGGGCAGCGCACGGCAGTTCAACGTAGCGCTCGAGCCGACGGTCGATCCCGCCACCAGCGAGGAGGAGTTCTCCCGCCAGGACGACGCGGTCGCCCCCGCGCCCGCCACGTGGCCCACCACGCACCACCGCCCGGACGTCCTCGTCCGCAAGGGCCTCGCGACCCTCGTCAACCGCACGCTCACGCCGCACCAGGCGCTCGTGACCGACCTCCTCTTCATCCGCGACGCCCTGCTCGCGACCGGCATCGACTTCTGGTTGATCCGCGGCAACGACGAGCGCCCGGTCATCGCCATCGACGTGGCGAACCGCGACACCGTGGTGCGCGCCCTCGTCGCCGCGTGCGCCGACGAGCCCCTCTACGCGAAGACCGTCGACGGCCGCCGCCGCCCGCCGCTGCTCGTCGCCGACGGCCGCCTCACCGACAACCCCGACGCCGGGATCTTCCGCCTCTACCGTCCGCGCATCGAGCCGGTGGGCCTCCTGGCGTACGGCGCCTCCACCGCGGTCGAGCTGCAGTTCTTCCGCTTCGAGGGCGAGACCATCGTCTGGCCGGTCGAGAACTCGCTCACGCGCGAGATCCTGCCCGCCGCCGAGGTCGTGCCCGCCACGGTCGAGATGTACGGCCACGAGTGGAAGACGCTCCGGGGCATGTTCGACGCGCAGGCGTCCGACATCACGTTCGACATCGACATGGTCTTCTCCTGGGTCGACGGCAACGACCCCGAGTTCCAGAAGCGCCGCGCCGAGCGCATGAAGGACGTCGTGGTCGGCGAGGGCGACGACTCCGAGGCCCGCTTCCGCCAGATCGACGAGCTCAAGTACGCGCTCCGCTCCGTGTACCTCTTCGCGCCGTGGGTGCGCCGGATCTTCATCGTCACCGACTCCCCGAAGCCGTCGTGGCTGGCCGACCACCCCTCCGTCACGTTCGTGCGCAGCGAGGAGTTCTTCACGGATCCCGCCGCCCTGCCCACGCACAACTCGCAGGCCGTCGAGTCGCAGCTGCAGCACATCCCGGGCCTCAGCGAGCACTTCCTCTACTCGAACGACGACATGTTCTTCGGCCGCCCCGTGCAGCCCGGCATGTTCTTCTCGCCCGGCGGGATCACGAAGTTCATCGAGGCGTCCACGCGCATCGGCCTCGGCGACAACGACTCCGACCGCAGCGGGTTCGAGAACTCGGCGCGCGTCAACCGGCGCCTCCTCATGGACCGCTTCGGCCGCCTCATCACTCGCCACCTCGAGCACGCGGCCACGCCGCTGCGCAAGAGCGTCCTGCTGGAGCTCGAGCAGGAGTTCGCGGAGGACTTCCACCGCACGCAGCTCAGCCGCTTCCGCTCGAGCACCGACATCTCGGTCACCAACTCGCTGTACCACTACTACGCGCAGATGACCGCGCGGGCCGTGCAGCAGGAGAGCGCCAAGGTCACCTACGTCGACACCACGTCGCGCGCCGGGCTCGACCTGCTGCCCGGCCTCCTGAAGCGCCGCTCGCAGGACTTCTTCTGCCTCAACGACGGGTCCTTCCCGGAGGTGCCCGCCGACGAGCGCCAGGAGCGCGTGCAGGACTTCCTCGAGCGCTACTACGGCATCCCGGCGCCGTGGGAAGCGGAGGTCGCCGACGCGGCCGCCCCCGCCGCGTCCGTGCCTCCCGCCGAGTGA
- a CDS encoding J domain-containing protein yields the protein MSRAGSPADRTPYEVLGVDPAADTATLRAAYRRLVRATHPDTGGEAHLFHAVQRAWELVGDPADRAAYDRGQGRSAAADDDDPLGPDDAGYAPAPGSGTRLGAAVHGIAGALARAHYLDRVAAWQGRAPGAELGVDPWSPELVRRAPRDVRWLLAKALAEEATARAAASLGMGATIFHDVRPLDGAGKVDHVVLAPAGLFALSSEDWGTDVQLVRGELQPVAADPDGALAPGDAPVTWLVGAARSLAASAGVRFAAAVVVVPDDALAQPVERVERGRNRGALVVRRSVLPLVLRDGVSEEGRLSVADPYAVRALLRERLTLLGPAAG from the coding sequence GTGAGCCGCGCGGGGAGCCCCGCCGACCGCACGCCGTACGAGGTGCTCGGCGTGGATCCCGCGGCCGACACCGCGACCCTCCGCGCCGCGTACCGCCGGCTCGTCCGCGCGACCCATCCGGACACGGGCGGCGAGGCGCACCTGTTCCACGCCGTCCAGCGCGCGTGGGAGCTCGTCGGGGATCCGGCCGACCGGGCCGCGTACGACCGCGGGCAGGGCCGTTCGGCGGCCGCGGACGACGACGACCCGCTCGGGCCGGACGACGCCGGGTACGCGCCCGCGCCCGGATCCGGCACCCGCCTCGGCGCGGCCGTCCACGGCATCGCGGGCGCGCTCGCCCGCGCCCACTACCTCGACCGCGTCGCCGCGTGGCAGGGCCGGGCGCCGGGCGCCGAGCTCGGCGTGGACCCCTGGTCGCCCGAGCTCGTACGGCGTGCCCCGCGCGACGTCCGCTGGCTGCTCGCGAAGGCCCTCGCGGAGGAGGCCACCGCGCGCGCCGCGGCGTCGCTCGGCATGGGCGCCACGATCTTCCACGACGTGCGGCCCCTCGACGGCGCCGGCAAGGTCGACCACGTCGTGCTCGCGCCCGCCGGGCTCTTCGCGCTCAGCTCCGAGGACTGGGGCACGGACGTCCAGCTGGTGCGCGGCGAGCTGCAGCCCGTCGCGGCGGATCCCGACGGCGCCCTCGCTCCGGGCGACGCGCCCGTCACCTGGCTGGTCGGCGCCGCCCGGTCGCTCGCGGCGTCGGCGGGCGTGCGCTTCGCGGCCGCGGTGGTCGTCGTGCCGGACGACGCGCTCGCGCAACCGGTCGAGCGCGTGGAGCGCGGACGCAACCGCGGTGCGCTCGTCGTCCGCCGATCCGTCCTGCCGCTCGTGCTGCGCGACGGCGTCTCGGAGGAGGGCCGGCTCAGCGTCGCGGATCCCTACGCCGTTCGGGCGCTCCTCCGCGAGCGGCTGACGCTGCTCGGGCCCGCCGCGGGCTGA
- a CDS encoding 3-methyladenine DNA glycosylase: MTSAADLAAAATRVPAVADAGAPCAVLGPAVLDPAAWRDRAARHADRADAFSAGFRARRLAGRTHEVDDFLFTYYPHKPSLLRRWHPGAGVVLADAAGDERAAWRWYVADEDRAAGGVRVDASAYLEARGSTASFIERILGRTAERPGRFSCFGLHEWAMVYKVGPGEQRHERLPLRLGSAATDEVVETHKLACTHIDAFRFFTPEAVPRNALAPTRETQPDLEQPGCLHAGMDVYKWATKLGPLVPGETLLDAFALARDIRSLDMRASPYDVSGLGLEAVRIEEPAGKARYAAEQRGFAERSNALRARILAELAHARRAAAAGL, from the coding sequence ATGACCTCCGCCGCCGACCTCGCCGCCGCCGCGACGAGGGTCCCGGCGGTGGCGGACGCGGGCGCCCCGTGCGCGGTCCTGGGTCCCGCCGTCCTCGATCCCGCCGCCTGGCGCGACCGCGCCGCGCGCCACGCCGACCGCGCCGACGCCTTCTCCGCGGGCTTCCGCGCGCGCCGCCTCGCCGGCCGCACCCACGAGGTCGACGACTTCCTCTTCACCTACTACCCGCACAAGCCCTCGCTCCTCCGCCGGTGGCACCCGGGCGCGGGCGTCGTGCTCGCGGACGCGGCGGGCGACGAGCGCGCGGCCTGGCGCTGGTACGTCGCGGACGAGGATCGGGCGGCGGGCGGCGTGCGGGTCGACGCGTCCGCGTACCTCGAGGCGCGCGGATCCACCGCCTCCTTCATCGAGCGCATCCTCGGCCGCACGGCCGAGCGCCCCGGCCGCTTCTCCTGCTTCGGCCTGCACGAGTGGGCGATGGTCTACAAGGTGGGACCCGGCGAGCAGCGGCACGAGCGGCTGCCGCTGCGCCTCGGATCCGCCGCGACCGACGAGGTCGTCGAGACGCACAAGCTGGCGTGCACGCACATCGACGCGTTCCGCTTCTTCACGCCGGAGGCCGTGCCGCGCAACGCGCTCGCCCCCACGCGCGAGACCCAGCCGGACCTCGAGCAGCCCGGCTGCCTCCACGCCGGCATGGACGTCTACAAGTGGGCGACCAAGCTCGGCCCGCTCGTGCCCGGCGAGACGCTGCTCGACGCGTTCGCGCTGGCGCGCGACATCCGCTCGCTCGACATGCGCGCGAGCCCGTACGACGTGTCCGGCCTCGGCCTGGAGGCCGTGCGGATCGAGGAGCCCGCGGGCAAGGCGCGCTACGCAGCCGAGCAGCGCGGGTTCGCGGAGCGGTCGAACGCGCTGCGGGCGCGGATCCTCGCCGAGCTCGCGCACGCCCGCCGCGCGGCCGCCGCCGGGCTCTAG
- a CDS encoding RNA-binding S4 domain-containing protein: MPTDAAPPPAGAAQAAVRVDSWLWAVRVYKTRSQATAACRAGHVKVGDERAKASQSVRPGDEVRVRVAGAERILVVRRTLVKRVGPTVAAEAMTDLTPPPPPRDAAPATVVRDRGAGRPTKRDRREIERLRDPDGVRGR; encoded by the coding sequence ATGCCGACCGACGCCGCCCCGCCTCCCGCCGGCGCCGCGCAGGCCGCCGTCCGGGTCGACAGCTGGCTCTGGGCGGTGCGCGTCTACAAGACCCGGTCGCAGGCCACGGCCGCCTGCCGTGCCGGCCACGTCAAGGTCGGCGACGAGCGCGCGAAGGCGTCGCAGTCGGTGCGGCCCGGCGACGAGGTGCGCGTGCGCGTCGCGGGCGCCGAGCGGATCCTCGTGGTGCGCCGCACGCTCGTGAAGCGCGTGGGCCCGACGGTCGCCGCGGAGGCGATGACGGACCTCACTCCCCCGCCACCGCCGCGCGACGCCGCGCCCGCGACGGTCGTGCGGGACCGCGGCGCCGGGCGCCCGACGAAGCGCGACCGGCGCGAGATCGAGCGGCTGCGCGACCCGGACGGCGTCCGCGGGCGCTGA
- a CDS encoding flavin monoamine oxidase family protein, with the protein MSISRRTLLTASVSGLSLLGLAACTRTTPTPATPTATPSITPTPTPTVGAAGLPEPVAFARSDWAGDPFARGSGSFLRPGATTADREALALPIEDRVFFAGEATSAERPGTVAGAYASGLRAAGEVDRAGAGSERVAVVGAGIAGTAAARALRDAGHDVVLVEARADLGGRIRAAGGTGWPHPAELGALWIAADDDHLLRDAIEAAGIARYGLALIGEERGPDGAVLDPSSAGYDAVAAARAWALAQPGAVSLAAALRETGADALSTEGGASSPAARLAALLATDVAIAHGAPPDELSGARGLDEPAPVGNVAVTGGFAGLVQHLLADQDIDVLRESTVTRVAYGNGRVGIRLGSGESLSVDRVVVTVPLGVLQEGAIAFDPALPSSHDVAIRALGPGRADRIWLRFAEPFWSTTATVWTSTDEDGRSTRWYNLMPISGEPVLMAEVGAAAADRVAEMDDDALRSAALRSLAPFADPALLATPEPTATDEPGATSTPSITPTP; encoded by the coding sequence ATGTCGATCTCCCGCCGCACCCTCCTCACCGCGTCCGTGTCGGGGCTGTCGCTCCTCGGGCTCGCGGCGTGCACGCGGACGACGCCGACGCCAGCCACCCCCACGGCCACGCCCTCGATCACGCCGACCCCCACCCCCACCGTGGGCGCGGCCGGCCTCCCGGAGCCCGTCGCCTTCGCGCGCTCCGACTGGGCGGGCGACCCGTTCGCGCGCGGATCCGGCAGCTTCCTCCGACCCGGCGCCACCACCGCCGACCGCGAGGCGCTCGCGCTCCCGATCGAGGACCGCGTGTTCTTCGCCGGCGAGGCCACGAGCGCCGAACGCCCCGGCACGGTCGCGGGCGCGTACGCGTCGGGGCTCCGCGCGGCCGGCGAGGTGGATCGCGCGGGCGCAGGATCCGAGCGCGTCGCGGTCGTCGGCGCCGGCATAGCGGGCACCGCGGCGGCCCGCGCCCTCCGCGACGCCGGGCACGACGTCGTGCTCGTCGAGGCGCGCGCGGACCTCGGCGGCCGGATCCGCGCGGCCGGCGGTACGGGCTGGCCGCACCCCGCGGAGCTCGGCGCCCTCTGGATCGCCGCCGACGACGACCACCTGCTGCGCGACGCGATCGAGGCCGCCGGCATCGCGCGCTACGGGCTCGCGCTCATCGGCGAGGAGCGGGGGCCGGACGGCGCCGTGCTGGATCCGTCGAGCGCGGGATACGACGCCGTCGCCGCCGCGCGCGCCTGGGCGCTCGCGCAGCCGGGCGCCGTGAGCCTCGCCGCGGCCCTGCGCGAGACCGGCGCCGACGCGCTCTCCACGGAGGGCGGCGCCTCCTCGCCCGCCGCCCGCCTCGCCGCGCTCCTCGCGACCGACGTCGCGATCGCCCACGGCGCGCCGCCCGACGAGCTCTCGGGGGCGCGCGGCCTCGACGAGCCGGCGCCCGTCGGCAACGTCGCCGTCACGGGCGGCTTCGCGGGGCTCGTGCAGCACCTGCTGGCCGACCAGGACATCGACGTGCTGCGCGAGTCCACGGTCACCCGCGTCGCGTACGGCAACGGCCGGGTGGGGATCCGGCTCGGATCCGGCGAGTCGCTCTCGGTCGACCGCGTGGTGGTCACCGTGCCGCTCGGCGTGCTGCAGGAGGGCGCCATCGCGTTCGACCCGGCGCTGCCGTCCTCGCACGACGTCGCCATCCGCGCGCTCGGGCCCGGCCGCGCGGACCGGATCTGGCTGCGCTTCGCCGAGCCCTTCTGGTCGACGACGGCGACGGTCTGGACCTCCACCGACGAGGACGGCCGCTCCACCCGCTGGTACAACCTCATGCCGATCTCCGGCGAGCCCGTGCTCATGGCCGAGGTGGGCGCGGCCGCGGCGGACCGGGTGGCCGAGATGGACGACGACGCGCTGCGGTCGGCCGCGCTCCGCAGCCTCGCGCCGTTCGCGGATCCGGCGCTCCTGGCGACGCCGGAGCCGACCGCCACGGACGAGCCCGGCGCCACCTCGACGCCGAGCATCACGCCGACGCCCTAG
- a CDS encoding Pr6Pr family membrane protein — translation MRLVAALVVVVALVADFDYVQGFTTFAAENWFSYFTTQSGMAGVVVLAASGLHALRGGVEPPLMAAVRAVVLSYVVVSGVVFGLIVLESSAQAYYVEVPWSSRLLHFVIPAYALLDWTLAPGRPRVTWKAVGWAMLFPVGWCAFTEVRGPRVGWYPYFFLDPAQVGVPFEIAAWLALVAGVLAGVSALVVALSRVRPADRAVHGGRRREGGESGSATVPAGDARPSREASPSTARETAAAER, via the coding sequence GTGCGCCTGGTCGCCGCGCTCGTCGTGGTCGTGGCGCTCGTCGCGGACTTCGACTACGTGCAGGGCTTCACGACCTTCGCGGCCGAGAACTGGTTCAGCTACTTCACGACGCAGAGCGGCATGGCCGGCGTGGTCGTGCTCGCGGCGTCCGGGCTGCACGCGCTGCGCGGGGGCGTCGAGCCGCCGCTCATGGCGGCCGTGCGCGCGGTGGTGCTCAGCTACGTCGTCGTCTCCGGCGTGGTCTTCGGCCTCATCGTGCTGGAGTCGAGCGCGCAGGCCTACTACGTCGAGGTGCCGTGGTCGAGCCGGCTGCTGCACTTCGTGATCCCCGCCTACGCGCTCCTCGACTGGACCCTCGCGCCCGGCCGCCCGCGCGTCACGTGGAAGGCCGTCGGCTGGGCGATGCTCTTCCCGGTCGGGTGGTGCGCGTTCACGGAGGTCCGCGGACCGCGCGTCGGCTGGTACCCGTACTTCTTCCTGGATCCCGCGCAGGTCGGCGTGCCGTTCGAGATCGCCGCGTGGCTGGCGCTGGTGGCGGGCGTGCTCGCGGGCGTGTCCGCGCTCGTCGTCGCGCTCAGCCGCGTGCGGCCGGCCGACCGCGCCGTGCACGGCGGGAGGCGCCGGGAGGGCGGGGAGTCGGGATCGGCGACGGTCCCGGCCGGGGACGCGCGCCCGTCCAGAGAGGCGTCGCCGTCCACGGCGCGCGAGACGGCGGCCGCCGAGCGCTGA
- a CDS encoding NADP-dependent oxidoreductase, with translation MSPSSRSTSQQVQFGSFGGVDVLEVVDIPRPSPGPGEVLVEVFAAGINHIEAYIRQGRFPDEVPTAFPNGQGSDFAGCIAAVGEGVTRFKKGQDVLGHTVMAAHATHVVVPAGNVVLKPAQLPWEVAGGLFLAGLVAHDVLHAVTVGEGDTLVVTAAAGGVGSIEAQLAMRRGARVIGTCGERNFDYLRQIGVTPVVYGDGLADRIRAAAPNGVQGFVDNFGGGEPVAEELGVAGKRFSSSDDRRALELEAVLPPVEEDDVHRSRTLATVADLAAKREVDVLVSGFYPLAEVQDAFDDLERRHARGKIVLGMRPVHYPGDRRSTAKARDVAEGRA, from the coding sequence ATGAGCCCTTCATCGCGATCCACCAGCCAGCAGGTGCAGTTCGGGTCCTTCGGCGGCGTCGACGTCCTCGAGGTCGTCGACATCCCGCGTCCGTCGCCCGGCCCCGGCGAGGTGCTCGTCGAGGTCTTCGCGGCGGGCATCAACCACATCGAGGCGTACATCCGGCAGGGCAGGTTCCCCGACGAGGTGCCCACCGCCTTCCCCAACGGCCAGGGCAGCGACTTCGCCGGATGCATCGCCGCGGTCGGCGAGGGCGTCACCCGCTTCAAGAAGGGCCAGGACGTCCTCGGCCACACGGTCATGGCCGCGCACGCGACGCACGTGGTCGTGCCCGCGGGCAACGTCGTCCTGAAGCCCGCTCAGCTCCCGTGGGAGGTCGCGGGCGGCCTCTTCCTCGCGGGGCTCGTCGCGCACGACGTGCTGCACGCGGTCACGGTCGGCGAGGGCGACACGCTCGTCGTCACCGCGGCGGCAGGCGGCGTGGGCAGCATCGAGGCGCAGCTCGCCATGCGGCGCGGCGCCCGGGTCATCGGCACGTGCGGCGAGCGCAACTTCGACTACCTGCGCCAGATCGGGGTCACCCCGGTGGTCTACGGCGACGGCCTGGCCGACCGGATCCGCGCGGCCGCCCCGAACGGCGTGCAGGGCTTCGTCGACAACTTCGGCGGCGGCGAGCCCGTGGCCGAGGAGCTGGGCGTTGCGGGCAAGCGCTTCAGCTCGAGCGACGACCGCCGCGCGCTCGAGCTCGAAGCCGTGCTCCCTCCCGTGGAGGAGGACGACGTGCACCGCTCCCGCACGCTCGCGACCGTCGCGGACCTCGCCGCGAAGCGCGAGGTCGACGTGCTCGTCTCCGGCTTCTACCCGCTGGCCGAGGTGCAGGACGCGTTCGACGATCTGGAGCGCCGGCACGCGCGCGGCAAGATCGTCCTCGGCATGCGCCCCGTGCACTACCCGGGCGACCGGCGCAGCACGGCGAAGGCGCGCGACGTGGCGGAGGGCCGCGCCTGA
- a CDS encoding NUDIX domain-containing protein, with product MTADRPPEPPRGAHRDSGDAWVEGPDGQRFWGAFGAAGLLVHDPDRGVLLQHRVAWSHHGGTWGLPGGARHAGESAVDGAAREAAEEAGVPPAGIRPVLATVLDLGFWSYTTVTARTVRPFEPRVADAESIELRWVPVEEVDGRELHPGFGRAWPMLRAELEREVTLVVDTANLLGSRPDGWWRDRAGSTSRLLAELDALARDGLPAADLGLPGDIRWPDVVAVVEGHARDASLPATPVDPASPTLRAPGVAVVEAAADGDGEIVRVVGAARDGGREVVVVTADRGLVARVEALGARVIGPGRVRALLDARADRDAG from the coding sequence ATGACCGCCGATCGCCCGCCCGAGCCCCCGCGCGGGGCGCATCGCGACAGCGGGGACGCGTGGGTCGAGGGCCCCGACGGCCAGCGCTTCTGGGGCGCGTTCGGCGCGGCGGGCCTGCTCGTGCACGACCCGGATCGCGGCGTCCTCCTCCAGCACCGCGTCGCGTGGAGCCATCACGGCGGCACGTGGGGCCTTCCCGGCGGCGCGCGGCACGCGGGCGAGTCCGCGGTCGACGGCGCGGCGCGCGAGGCGGCCGAGGAGGCGGGGGTGCCGCCCGCGGGGATCCGGCCCGTGCTCGCGACCGTGCTCGACCTCGGCTTCTGGAGCTACACGACCGTCACCGCGCGCACCGTCCGCCCGTTCGAACCGCGCGTCGCGGACGCCGAGAGCATCGAGCTGCGCTGGGTGCCGGTCGAGGAGGTCGACGGCCGCGAGCTGCACCCGGGGTTCGGCCGGGCCTGGCCCATGCTGCGCGCCGAGCTCGAGCGCGAGGTCACGCTGGTCGTCGACACGGCCAACCTGCTCGGCTCCCGGCCGGACGGCTGGTGGCGCGACCGCGCCGGATCCACCTCCCGCCTCCTCGCCGAGCTCGACGCCCTGGCGCGCGACGGCCTCCCCGCCGCCGACCTCGGCCTGCCGGGCGACATCAGGTGGCCGGACGTCGTGGCCGTCGTGGAGGGGCACGCGCGGGACGCGTCGCTGCCCGCGACGCCCGTCGATCCCGCCTCGCCGACGCTCCGGGCGCCCGGCGTCGCCGTGGTCGAGGCCGCGGCGGACGGCGACGGCGAGATCGTGCGCGTCGTCGGCGCGGCCCGGGACGGCGGCCGCGAGGTCGTCGTCGTCACGGCGGACCGCGGGCTCGTGGCGCGGGTCGAGGCGCTCGGCGCCCGGGTCATCGGGCCCGGTCGGGTCCGCGCGCTGCTCGACGCGCGCGCGGACCGCGACGCGGGCTAG
- a CDS encoding inositol monophosphatase family protein: MTAATAHRGDSSRHRENTLAAIRSAAEAGARTVEVDVHVTRDGQVVLLHDDTLARLWGVDARVADLDLADVRALGGGDLRIPLLADALELLSGTDVELVIDMASGAPAAAAHAVVATAPRTPRVAWCGHLDGMRAIRELDPDAVIWLPWAAPQPPTADDLAELRPAVVNMPHLLVGRALVDAVHARGAGVTCWTVDERPQMEWLASIGVDAITTNDLPTLLDVLARRAEDPVEADARAAAPAAERARARAAARDLAARAVHHVRSHAVGAVTTKANPADHVTEIDRAVERDVRAVVGAQFPHHVLVGEEYGGEAVPGRPCWYLDPVDGTANLANGVPWTSFSLALVVDGAPVVGVVADPWRGTVVEAAAGEGAWSAGARLDLTAEPGGVHAPDADPLRGRMVSTELAGHAPWPGMLPLLDALAARWCTTRIMGSGTLTVAGIALGHGAGAVIGSFGPVDHLAATLIVREAGGVVLDADGEDTLFPASGGVLAARDRATALALHALWRAGIGEAASSALPSRRAAEPAPAA, encoded by the coding sequence ATGACCGCCGCGACCGCGCACCGCGGCGACTCCTCCCGGCACCGCGAGAACACGCTCGCGGCCATCCGCTCGGCGGCCGAGGCCGGCGCGCGGACGGTCGAGGTCGACGTCCACGTCACGCGCGACGGCCAGGTCGTCCTCCTCCACGACGACACGCTCGCGCGCCTCTGGGGCGTGGACGCGCGGGTCGCGGACCTCGACCTCGCCGACGTGCGGGCGCTCGGCGGCGGCGACCTCCGGATCCCGCTCCTCGCCGACGCGCTCGAGCTCCTCTCGGGCACGGACGTCGAGCTCGTGATCGACATGGCGTCCGGGGCTCCCGCCGCGGCCGCCCACGCGGTCGTCGCCACCGCGCCGCGCACGCCGCGCGTCGCCTGGTGCGGGCACCTCGACGGCATGCGCGCGATCCGCGAGCTCGACCCGGACGCCGTGATCTGGCTGCCGTGGGCCGCCCCCCAGCCGCCGACCGCCGACGACCTCGCGGAGCTCCGGCCCGCGGTGGTCAACATGCCGCACCTCCTCGTCGGCCGCGCGCTCGTCGACGCCGTGCACGCGCGGGGCGCCGGCGTCACGTGCTGGACCGTGGACGAGCGCCCGCAGATGGAGTGGTTGGCGTCCATCGGAGTGGACGCGATCACCACGAACGACCTGCCGACGCTGCTCGACGTGCTCGCGCGCCGCGCCGAGGACCCCGTCGAGGCCGACGCGCGCGCGGCCGCCCCCGCCGCCGAGCGCGCCCGGGCGCGTGCCGCGGCGCGCGACCTCGCCGCGCGCGCCGTGCACCACGTGCGCTCGCACGCGGTCGGCGCGGTCACGACGAAGGCGAACCCCGCGGACCACGTGACGGAGATCGACCGGGCCGTCGAGCGCGACGTGCGCGCGGTCGTCGGCGCGCAGTTCCCGCACCACGTGCTCGTCGGCGAGGAGTACGGCGGCGAGGCCGTGCCGGGCCGCCCGTGCTGGTACCTCGATCCGGTCGACGGCACCGCGAACCTCGCGAACGGCGTGCCGTGGACGAGCTTCTCGCTCGCCCTCGTGGTCGACGGCGCGCCCGTGGTGGGCGTCGTGGCGGATCCCTGGCGCGGCACGGTCGTCGAGGCCGCCGCCGGCGAGGGCGCCTGGTCCGCCGGCGCGCGCCTCGACCTGACCGCCGAGCCGGGCGGCGTGCACGCGCCGGACGCGGATCCGCTCCGCGGCCGGATGGTGAGCACCGAGCTCGCGGGGCACGCGCCCTGGCCGGGCATGCTGCCGCTGCTCGACGCGCTCGCCGCGCGCTGGTGCACCACGCGGATCATGGGATCCGGCACCCTCACGGTCGCGGGCATCGCGCTCGGCCACGGCGCGGGCGCGGTCATCGGATCGTTCGGGCCGGTCGACCACCTCGCGGCGACGCTGATCGTGCGGGAGGCCGGCGGCGTGGTGCTCGACGCGGACGGCGAGGACACGCTGTTCCCGGCGTCGGGCGGCGTGCTCGCGGCCCGCGACCGGGCGACCGCCCTCGCCCTGCACGCGCTCTGGCGCGCGGGGATCGGCGAGGCGGCGTCTTCCGCGCTGCCGTCGCGTCGGGCCGCCGAGCCGGCTCCGGCCGCCTAG